A section of the Cottoperca gobio chromosome 17, fCotGob3.1, whole genome shotgun sequence genome encodes:
- the LOC115022310 gene encoding uncharacterized protein LOC115022310: MKHQHPPPPALCMCCEKKGGLAGIFKRSASIDNLFDEEKGGLFSGLLKKTPKASGDDAEDREDQKELSASNDSLFENAKEKSIFSGMFKKTPKPAEGATTDEELSEDKKSEKTGGLAGIFKKSPKPAPRSIAAKDPLRDTNELYGSCDSLADTAEDNLGELSNSNDNLSETSATKEKKGGFAGIFRRTPKTVEHQESEDMEAPAGGGGLRRRRTIKKKKRVVSFRVKTTLPKIPKFKSSDKMSGIEEVVELQELNPAHDSTVEVQSVEMAAYPTEGSGLASEPESDELMEWWNTVKGWAEWNEASNLEDDEEMVMEQAADRVYMAARLFVRLFNQRGAALQHRILELLALADAADLFHKKTVQAAVGGGVASVAGSIATITGLILAPFTLGASIIVTAVGIGVATAGSITSATANITDTVHSNMDRKKLEKMIQGYQEEIKDIRECMEFVQAGMATLEEWDFEKYSESAAKKAMNHNLKHVMKEGGRAGKALMINTDKLISTVQILGAAGGAAKAVQAISVTTGVMSALFLALDVFFLAKDSHELRKGAKTKFATKIRDVCKELQDGLLELNKVKTQLQKTMDGIEVEEYEEIVEVEEEVEDDFESDPKKLAELEQELDLLEEKLDKKAEEEQQKKIKELEEEQQKKIKELEKENQKKNKEKIVKDKEEREEEMEKKDANTEEMKQSRKGKGEGEGKIETKLEKISDEEKEQKNEEVKAAREEVLKEQSQRGKKDKEAENRITAGKEKHESKRDQAKEDNGTNKKTDEKEKNKAGKEDEEMKSRSGDSKGDDRSGKAKYSERVKPERDSERSKSSREDEGEMKHEWRSLNKGQEAESGSTRRNSGRSDKDRPHRSERGSKHETKDTDKDRQQSERTESWRRTEDERGVRDWRAEMAKSRQGRETEGGAKREDPGKSDVRKESHRSHEAATRREREWGSSREESDPKRSHHRRDTAPHDEHRERGEEKRGSRIESARRKFERAGGEEGEGRGKRREEGERRGSERDRGHEHGHRGSRPRSKVLLEDGLNI; this comes from the exons ATGAAACACCAACATCCTCCACCACCAGCTTTGTGCATGTGCTGT gagaagaaaggaggccTGGCCGGCATCTTCAAAAGATCCGCCAGCATTGACAACCTGTTTGACGAG GAGAAAGGCGGGCTGTTCAGTGGACTTCTTAAGAAAACACCCAAAGCGTCCGGAGACGATGCAGAG GACAGAGAGGACCAAAAGGAGCTTTCTGCAAGTAATGACAGCCTGTTTGAAAACGCCAAG GAGAAAAGTATTTTCAGTGGCATGTTTAAAAAGACTCCTAAACCAGCAGAGGGGGCTACAACAGACGAG GAATTAAGCGAGGATAAGAAGTCT GAGAAGACTGGAGGACTGGCAGGGATCTTCAAGAAGTCTCCAAAACCAGCTCCGCGCTCGATCGCTGCTAAG GATCCTCTCAGAGACACAAACGAGCTTTACGGCAGCTGCGACAGCCTCGCAGATACTGCCGAG GATAATCTCGGTGAATTGTCGAACAGTAACGATAACCTTTCTGAAACGAGCGCGACAAAG GAGAAAAAAGGAGGCTTTGCTGGAATATTCAGGAGGACGCCCAAAACAGTTGAACATCAG GAAAGTGAGGACATGGAGGCGCCAGCAGGAGGCGGCGGGCTGAGACGCAGGAGAAccatcaagaagaagaaacga GTTGTGTCGTTCCGAGTCAAAACAACTCTTCCAAAAATACCAAAGTTTAAG AGTTCAGACAAGATGTCTGGTATTGAGGAGGTTGTtgagctgcaggagctgaacCCAGCACAT GACAGCACAGTGGAGGTCCAGTCTGTGGAGATGGCAGCTTATCCTACTGAAGGCAGTGGTCTCGCATCTGAGCCG GAAAGTGATGAGTTGATGGAATGGTGGAACACAGTgaaag GTTGGGCAGAGTGGAACGAGGCATCTAACCTCGAGGACGATGAGGAAAT ggTGATGGAGCAGGCAGCTGATCGTGTCTACATGGCAGCTCGTCTGTTTGTGCGTCTTTTCAACCAGCGGGGGGCCGCCTTACAGCATCGCATCCTGGAGCTTCTGGCTCTGGCGGACGCTGCGGATCTATTCCACAAAAAAACGGTGCAGGCTGCTGTGGGTGGAGGCGTGGCCAGTGTGGCAGGCAGCATTGCAACAATCACAGGGCTCATTCTGGCGCCTTTCACTCTGGGTGCCTCTATTATTGTCACGGCGGTGGGGATCGGTGTGGCGACGGCGGGCAGCATCACCTCAGCAACGGCTAACATCACAGACACGGTTCACTCCAACATGGACCGGAAGAAGCTGGAGAAGATGATCCAGGGCTACCAGGAGGAGATCAAAGACATCAGGGAGTGTATGGAGTTCGTGcag GCAGGTATGGCCACTCTGGAGGAGTGGGACTTTGAGAAATACTCAGAGAGCGCTGCGAAGAAGGCTATGAACCACAACCTCAAGCATGTGATGAAGGAGGGCGGCCGCGCCGGAAAAGCCCTGATGATCAACACCGATAAGCTCATCAGCACCGTGCAGATTTTAGGTGCTGCAGGCGGCGCCGCCAAAGCTGTCCAGgccatcagtgtcaccacaggGGTCATGTCGGCGCTCTTCCTCGCTCTGGATGTTTTCTTCCTCGCCAAAGACTCCCACGAGCTCCGCAAGGGCGCCAAAACTAAGTTCGCCACCAAGATCAGGGACGTATGTAAAGAACTTCAAGACGGCCTCCTGGAGCTGAACAAGGTGAAGACTCAGCTGCAGAAGACCATGGACGGCATCGAGGTGGAGGAGTACGAGGAGATTGTGGAGGTTGAGGAGGAAGTTGAAGACGATTTTGAGTCTGATCCGAAGAAGCTGGCTGAGCTGGAGCAGGAGCTGGACCTTCTGGAGGAGAAACTTGACAAGAAGGccgaggaggagcagcagaagaagattAAAGAGCttgaggaggagcagcagaagaagattAAAGAGCTTGAGAaggaaaatcaaaaaaaaaacaaggagaagATTGTGaaggacaaagaggagagggaggaggaaatgGAGAAAAAGGATGCGAATACAGAGGAAATGAAGCAAAGCAGGAAGGGGAAAGGTGAGGGAGAAGGCAAGATTGAGACAAAGCTAGAGAAGATTTCTGATGAGGAAAAAGAGCAGAAGAATGAGGAGGTCAAAGCTGCCAGAGAGGAAGTTTTAAAAGAACAATCTCAGCgaggaaagaaagacaaagaagctGAGAACCGAATTACAGCTGGTAAAGAAAAGCATGAGAGCAAGCGAGATCAGGCGAAAGAAGACAACGgtacaaataaaaagacagacgagaaggagaaaaataaagCTGGTAAAGAAGACGAGGAGATGAAGAGCAGATCAGGCGACTCAAAAGGAGACGACCGGAGCGGAAAAGCAAAATATTCTGAGAGGGTCAAGccggagagagacagtgagaggagtaagagcagcagagaggatgaaggagagaTGAAGCATGAATGGAGATCGTTGAATAAAGGGCAAGAGGCGGAGAGTGGGAGTACGAGGAGGAACAGCGGCAGGAGCGACAAAGATCGACCCCACAGGAGTGAACGAGGGAGCAAACACGAAACGAAAGACACCGATAAAGACAGACAACAAAGCGAGAGGAcggagagctggaggaggacgGAGGACGAGAGAGGGGTGAGGGACTGGAGAGCTGAGATGGCTAAAAGTAGacaaggaagagagacagaggggggggcgAAAAGGGAAGATCCAGGAAAAAGCGATGTAAGGAAGGAGTCGCATCGAAGTCACGAAGCGgcgacgaggagagagagagagtgggggagCAGCAGGGAGGAGTCTGACCCAAAGAGGAGTCACCACAGGAGGGACACGGCTCCGCATGACGAGcacagggagaggggagaggagaagagagggagcagGATCGAGAGCGCGAGGAGGAAGTTTGAGAGAGCAggtggggaggagggggaggggagggggaagaggagggaggagggagagaggagaggaagtgagagagacagagggcaTGAACACGGCCACCGCGGATCTCGACCTCGCTCAAAGGTGCTGCTGGAAGACGGTctgaatatttag
- the LOC115022915 gene encoding uncharacterized protein LOC115022915: MSRGLILLVAALVVYVSPDVQGTAHLSFSNNTEVNITRDGCGDTKLCVATPDGCDPAGNTNCLFTSVTTSSQAPSGTELSVELRGNSTGYIALGLTLNATEGTTMLFICAQNNGSFLFRTRQNNNTDNELTPTERIVREIRGVVNGSVIKCEFDIPNVTDTTLSVLLGVGSLNGSVFGAFDNRNSGLLNLTQPVSNVPTTAAPTTAAPTTAAPTTAAPTTAANTTMAANTTATTMGTTTPNDSGAVQPHAVLLLSVLALCVMLRA; the protein is encoded by the exons ATGTCTCGAGGGTTGATCCTGTTGGTCGCTGCGCTGGTGGTTTATGTGTCGCCGGACGTCCAGGGAACGGCTCATTTGTCATTTTCCAATAATACAGAG gTGAACATCACTCGTGACGGGTGCGGAGACACTAAACTGTGTGTGGCGACACCAGATGGCTGTGATCCTGCTGGAAACACCAACTGTCTGTTTACATCTGTGACGACCAGCTCCCAGGCTCCCAGCGGCACTGAACTGTCCGTCGAACTGAGAGGAAACTCCACGGGATACATCGCACTGGGACTCACTCTGAATGCCACagag GGCACCACCATGCTTTTCATCTGCGCTCAAAACAACGGGTCGTTCTTGTTCCGGACCAGGCAGAACAACAACACCGACAATGAGCTCACCCCCACTGAGAGG ATAGTGAGAGAAATCCGTGGCGTGGTGAACGGAAGTGTGATCAAGTGTGAGTTCGACATCCCAAACGTGACCGACACCACCCTCTCCGTGCTCCTCGGGGTCGGAAGTTTGAATGGAA GTGTTTTCGGTGCCTTCGACAACCGGAACAGCGGTCTTCTGAACCTCACCCAACCGGTCAGCAACGTCCCCACCACGGCAGCACCCACCACGGCAGCACCCACCACGGCAGCACCCACCACGGCAGCACCCACCACGGCAGCAAACACCACTATGGCAGCAAACACCACGGCAACCACTATGGGCACAACCACGCCCAACGACAGTGGAGCTGTCCAGCCTCACG ctgtgctgctgctgagtgTCCTCGCACTGTGCGTCATGCTGAGAgcctga